A single Deltaproteobacteria bacterium DNA region contains:
- a CDS encoding SDR family oxidoreductase translates to MGQLQGKVALITGSGRGQGLAAAKRFAAEGAKIVINDLDEQSVNEALAAIRAAGGEAVGALGDVSKTTDVQRVLAVAKEKLGGLDILYNNAGIGYSANKRFGVAMTDILHCTEDDWKRILDINIGGVFLFCKYGIPMLIERGGGVIINTASIAALRGAADAHAYTATKGAIVALTRALAVTYGPKGVRANTICPGVIDTEMIHDTLIARNEIRTVLAKGTPVGRIGTAEDIADVALFLASDASRFINGEAIAVDGGLIHRVGVG, encoded by the coding sequence ATGGGACAACTACAAGGGAAAGTTGCGCTGATCACAGGTTCAGGACGCGGACAAGGACTCGCTGCTGCCAAGCGCTTTGCTGCCGAAGGTGCGAAGATTGTCATTAACGATCTCGACGAACAGTCTGTGAATGAGGCGCTTGCCGCAATTCGTGCTGCTGGCGGTGAAGCGGTCGGCGCTCTTGGCGATGTCTCGAAGACGACTGATGTGCAGCGTGTTCTCGCGGTCGCCAAAGAGAAACTCGGCGGTCTCGATATCCTCTATAACAACGCAGGCATTGGCTATTCAGCCAACAAACGGTTTGGCGTGGCTATGACCGATATCTTGCATTGTACTGAGGACGACTGGAAACGCATTCTCGATATCAACATCGGTGGAGTGTTCCTCTTCTGCAAGTATGGCATCCCCATGCTGATCGAGCGTGGCGGGGGCGTCATTATCAATACTGCCTCAATCGCAGCGCTCCGCGGTGCTGCGGATGCCCATGCGTATACAGCAACGAAAGGTGCAATCGTGGCACTCACACGTGCACTAGCCGTGACCTATGGACCTAAGGGGGTCCGGGCCAATACTATTTGCCCTGGGGTGATCGATACAGAAATGATTCACGACACGCTGATTGCCCGTAATGAAATTCGTACGGTATTGGCCAAAGGCACGCCAGTGGGTCGTATCGGTACGGCTGAGGACATTGCTGATGTCGCGCTCTTTTTGGCCAGTGACGCATCACGGTTCATCAATGGCGAAGCGATCGCGGTTGATGGTGGACTGATTCATCGGGTTGGAGTTGGGTGA
- a CDS encoding EthD family reductase codes for MVKCFALLTKKTGTSDEHFHNHWRTTHAQLALRITSLRRYVQSHYIPHVSASFAVAPFHGAAEVWYDDLATAVGMRTNPQYVEGAYADEPNFINQSDLKWLATKEHAVVAGSPIAKDAQLVKGVFLVKRKPGLSVAEFQDYWRNKHAPLVPRTPHLLKYVQCHVLPETYESEFPPPFDGVAELWWPDLAKFKESWASKEIQVEQLTDAKNFVGAETCAFLAQENRVIWP; via the coding sequence ATGGTGAAATGTTTTGCCCTGTTGACCAAGAAAACTGGAACGAGTGACGAACATTTTCATAACCACTGGCGAACGACACATGCGCAACTGGCGCTACGCATTACCAGCTTGCGACGCTATGTGCAAAGTCATTACATTCCTCATGTAAGCGCAAGCTTTGCGGTGGCGCCGTTTCATGGCGCCGCGGAGGTTTGGTACGACGACTTGGCCACGGCTGTCGGTATGCGGACCAACCCACAGTATGTTGAGGGGGCGTATGCCGATGAGCCCAACTTTATCAATCAGTCTGACCTAAAATGGTTGGCGACCAAAGAGCACGCCGTGGTTGCTGGCTCGCCGATTGCCAAAGATGCGCAACTCGTCAAAGGGGTATTTCTGGTCAAACGGAAACCGGGATTGAGTGTCGCCGAATTTCAAGACTACTGGCGTAATAAGCACGCACCGTTGGTACCCCGTACGCCCCATTTGCTCAAGTATGTGCAGTGTCATGTATTGCCGGAGACCTATGAGTCTGAATTTCCCCCCCCATTCGATGGCGTCGCTGAACTGTGGTGGCCAGATCTCGCCAAGTTCAAGGAGTCGTGGGCCTCGAAGGAAATCCAGGTTGAGCAATTGACAGATGCGAAGAACTTCGTTGGTGCCGAAACCTGTGCGTTTCTCGCCCAAGAGAATCGCGTGATTTGGCCGTAA
- a CDS encoding PAS domain S-box protein — MSKTEKRGASLRKEDTPVPPHEAEVQIHGLPSVQIHSDKFHRTMVEQSLGLICAHDFEGNLLYVNPAAVQALEHHPEAWVGKNLRAFLAPSFQPFFDAYLQRIRQHRSDEGFLRVVTATGQSRLWRYHNTWYEEEARPFYVIGCAQDVTEEVRLQRELRKAHDELERRVHERTAELAEANAALQQSEERYRGLFENANDIIATLTLDGIITSVNRAAEALLGWSRNELIGKHFRAVNTPASIARVEERTRRFLAGEKLTSNLEVEVIRKDGSVVLLECRTRPMADKDGQLIGVQGIFRDITERKRREERLRDAKEAAEQAERAKSDLLSILNHELRTPLSVILGYTDLFLEGTLGAPNEEQRGILQRLHANACSVLDLVSDGLNLSRLEAGRLTVESTEVSIPELFRAIEAETATLRELSGLRFSWSADRNLPLLLSDPGKLKVIVKNLLSNAMKFTRAGEVTVGAHADNDAVEIYVKDTGIGIPQEQQSVIFEAFRQGSTTNVRGLTGVGLGLYIVKRLLDLLGGTVSVESEVGKGSTFRVRLPRRSS; from the coding sequence ATGAGCAAGACAGAGAAGCGAGGGGCGAGCCTACGCAAAGAAGATACACCGGTGCCACCGCATGAGGCCGAGGTTCAGATTCACGGACTTCCTTCTGTTCAGATACATTCGGACAAGTTCCATCGGACGATGGTAGAACAGAGTCTGGGGCTCATCTGTGCTCACGATTTTGAGGGGAATTTGTTGTATGTGAACCCCGCGGCGGTGCAAGCGTTGGAGCACCACCCTGAGGCCTGGGTAGGGAAAAACCTCCGTGCGTTTCTTGCGCCATCCTTTCAACCCTTTTTTGACGCCTATTTGCAGCGCATCCGCCAGCACCGCTCTGACGAGGGTTTTCTGCGGGTCGTGACGGCGACAGGTCAGTCGCGCCTGTGGCGGTACCATAATACCTGGTATGAAGAAGAGGCGCGCCCGTTCTATGTGATCGGCTGCGCACAAGATGTGACAGAAGAAGTCCGCCTCCAGCGGGAATTACGGAAAGCCCATGACGAGCTTGAACGACGAGTCCACGAACGCACGGCTGAACTCGCAGAGGCGAATGCGGCCCTGCAGCAGAGTGAGGAGCGATATCGGGGCTTGTTCGAGAATGCCAACGACATCATCGCGACGCTGACCTTAGATGGGATCATCACCAGTGTGAATCGTGCCGCCGAGGCGCTCCTCGGCTGGTCACGGAACGAGCTAATTGGCAAACACTTTCGTGCAGTCAACACTCCGGCGTCGATAGCGCGGGTTGAAGAGCGAACCCGACGGTTCCTGGCTGGCGAGAAGTTGACCTCAAATCTCGAAGTTGAAGTGATCCGCAAGGATGGCAGTGTCGTCCTCCTCGAATGTCGAACCCGTCCGATGGCTGACAAAGATGGGCAACTGATTGGGGTGCAAGGAATTTTCCGTGACATCACCGAGCGTAAACGCCGGGAAGAGCGCCTACGCGATGCTAAAGAAGCCGCTGAACAAGCGGAACGGGCGAAGAGTGATTTGCTCTCTATCTTGAATCACGAATTGCGGACCCCACTCAGTGTGATCCTTGGGTATACCGACCTCTTTCTTGAAGGGACCTTAGGCGCGCCGAATGAAGAACAACGGGGGATTTTGCAACGCTTACATGCGAATGCGTGCAGTGTACTCGATCTGGTGAGCGACGGCTTAAACCTGAGTCGGCTTGAGGCTGGTCGCCTTACTGTGGAGTCCACTGAGGTCAGCATTCCCGAGTTGTTTCGTGCAATCGAAGCCGAGACGGCCACGTTGCGCGAACTCTCTGGACTCCGGTTTTCCTGGTCAGCGGATCGCAACCTGCCGTTGCTGTTATCGGATCCAGGAAAACTAAAAGTGATTGTCAAGAACCTGCTCAGCAATGCGATGAAGTTTACTCGAGCTGGCGAAGTGACGGTTGGGGCACACGCTGACAATGATGCGGTGGAAATCTATGTCAAGGATACCGGCATTGGCATCCCGCAAGAACAACAGTCTGTGATTTTTGAGGCGTTTCGTCAGGGAAGTACCACCAATGTGCGTGGACTGACCGGCGTTGGGTTGGGGCTCTACATCGTCAAACGACTCCTTGATCTGCTGGGGGGAACGGTCAGTGTGGAAAGCGAAGTAGGGAAGGGGTCGACGTTCCGCGTGCGATTGCCACGACGCTCTTCTTGA
- a CDS encoding dTMP kinase, with product MPGVFISFEGVEGCGKSTQIQLLAESLRADGREVVVTREPGGTALGQILRKLLLEPATPLAPGAEVLMMLADRAQHIQDVIAPAFNANKIVLCDRFADSTIAYQGHGRKIDLSLLTQLNTFACGGYFPTLTFVLDVPVAEGLRRAQKRRGDDAADHFEVESVAFHERVREGFLSVARAEPERVHVLDSTRPLEVVRQEIGTAVRQRIG from the coding sequence ATGCCCGGCGTGTTTATCTCCTTTGAAGGGGTTGAAGGCTGCGGGAAAAGCACGCAGATACAACTCCTCGCAGAGAGTCTACGGGCGGACGGCCGTGAAGTGGTTGTGACGCGCGAACCAGGTGGAACCGCTCTTGGGCAGATCCTGCGGAAACTGCTCCTTGAACCAGCGACTCCCCTCGCTCCTGGTGCTGAAGTGCTGATGATGCTGGCCGATCGTGCCCAGCATATCCAAGACGTGATAGCTCCTGCATTCAATGCCAACAAAATCGTGCTTTGTGATCGCTTTGCCGATTCGACAATTGCCTATCAGGGGCATGGCCGCAAGATCGACCTCTCTCTCCTTACGCAGCTCAATACGTTTGCGTGTGGTGGCTATTTCCCCACATTAACTTTTGTCCTCGACGTGCCTGTAGCGGAAGGGCTTCGCCGTGCCCAGAAACGCCGCGGTGACGATGCCGCCGATCACTTTGAGGTAGAATCGGTCGCCTTCCATGAACGAGTGCGCGAGGGATTTTTATCCGTCGCTCGTGCCGAGCCTGAGCGTGTACATGTACTTGATTCGACTCGCCCTCTTGAGGTGGTGCGACAGGAAATTGGGACAGCCGTGCGCCAACGTATTGGGTAA
- a CDS encoding prepilin peptidase, with translation MAFAAEFPITFLCFAFIFGACVGSFLNVCICRLPVNESVISPPSHCRACKALLPWHDNLPLLGYVIRRGRCGSCGEKFSIRYFMVELLTGLLAVALTWQFGPSLTTLGYFAFAAALVVITFIDLDHQIIPDVISLPGVLAGLLFSLLSPLPTLTLWTSFIGALVGGGILLAVALGYQLFTGREGMGGGDVKLLAMIGAFLGWRAIPFTIFIASFFGSLVGVTAMIRSRADSKLALPFGPFLSFGALSYLFVGEPLIAWYLGLL, from the coding sequence GTGGCTTTTGCAGCAGAATTTCCCATCACATTTTTGTGTTTCGCCTTTATTTTTGGCGCCTGTGTCGGCAGCTTTTTGAATGTCTGTATTTGCCGTCTACCAGTCAACGAGTCGGTGATTTCCCCACCGTCCCACTGTCGCGCATGCAAGGCGCTATTGCCGTGGCATGATAACCTCCCTCTCCTTGGCTATGTGATCCGGCGCGGACGCTGCGGGTCCTGTGGTGAGAAGTTCTCGATTCGCTATTTCATGGTCGAGCTGTTGACCGGTCTGCTAGCCGTCGCTCTGACCTGGCAGTTCGGTCCGAGCCTCACGACCCTTGGCTATTTTGCCTTTGCTGCTGCACTTGTTGTGATTACTTTTATCGACCTCGACCACCAAATCATCCCTGATGTGATTAGCCTTCCAGGGGTTCTTGCAGGATTGCTCTTTTCTCTCCTATCTCCACTACCGACACTGACGCTCTGGACCTCTTTCATTGGCGCATTAGTTGGCGGAGGGATTCTCCTCGCGGTTGCACTTGGCTACCAGCTATTCACTGGCCGTGAAGGTATGGGGGGTGGGGATGTGAAATTGCTGGCGATGATTGGCGCATTTCTCGGATGGCGCGCGATCCCGTTTACCATTTTCATTGCGTCATTCTTTGGTTCTCTCGTCGGTGTGACAGCCATGATTCGTAGCCGTGCCGATAGTAAGCTCGCACTGCCCTTTGGTCCATTTCTTTCCTTCGGGGCGTTGTCCTACCTGTTTGTCGGCGAACCGCTGATCGCATGGTACCTGGGGTTGTTGTAA
- a CDS encoding prepilin-type N-terminal cleavage/methylation domain-containing protein: MGKSDSGFTLLEMLITLTLFGILLGILTLQFRPLLAQTHLHDATRQMVANLQYVRMKAVSQNRRLRVTFRAAHHDYVIDKDENGVWQRQLLHSHADIEVPEATIALPHDVRITGVNSGGDVIFLPRGAVDGGISITLGTTGASDTKRVVVNLAGRVRVE; encoded by the coding sequence ATGGGTAAATCAGACTCTGGCTTCACCCTGCTGGAAATGCTCATTACGCTGACGTTGTTCGGCATTCTGCTGGGTATTCTGACGCTGCAGTTCCGACCACTCCTTGCTCAAACGCATCTGCACGATGCGACGCGGCAGATGGTGGCTAACTTACAATACGTACGCATGAAAGCTGTCTCGCAGAATCGCCGCCTGCGTGTGACCTTCAGAGCTGCACATCACGACTACGTTATCGACAAAGATGAAAACGGTGTCTGGCAACGACAGTTGCTCCATTCGCATGCTGACATCGAGGTTCCTGAGGCGACGATCGCTCTTCCTCATGATGTTCGCATCACCGGGGTCAATTCCGGTGGTGACGTGATCTTTCTCCCTCGCGGTGCCGTCGATGGGGGGATTTCGATTACGCTTGGCACAACGGGCGCAAGCGATACCAAGCGTGTCGTGGTCAACCTTGCTGGTCGCGTGCGAGTGGAATAA
- a CDS encoding type II secretion system protein: MKNAGFSLLEILVALTVFSIASVALTLGVTTSIRTNATSERLTQATILAQDKLEALLASNPTLLAGSDVPRAGFTRTWTILFDTPQPGVAQVNVSVVWADSSPHTVTVSTVVNK, from the coding sequence ATGAAAAACGCGGGCTTCTCCCTCTTGGAAATCCTTGTCGCCCTGACCGTGTTTTCGATCGCTTCTGTGGCACTGACACTCGGAGTGACTACGAGCATTCGTACGAATGCCACGAGTGAACGTCTCACCCAAGCCACGATCCTTGCCCAAGATAAACTCGAAGCATTGCTCGCTAGCAATCCAACCCTCCTCGCTGGCAGTGATGTTCCTCGCGCTGGGTTTACCCGGACTTGGACGATTCTCTTTGATACTCCGCAGCCAGGAGTTGCACAGGTCAACGTCTCAGTTGTCTGGGCAGACTCCTCACCTCATACCGTTACTGTCTCGACAGTGGTGAATAAGTAA
- a CDS encoding electron transfer flavoprotein alpha/ beta subunit, translated as MKTVVLIKQVPVVSAMKLDPETKTLKREGVPSEVSSFDIRALLKAIELRNSLGGEVVALTMGPPQAQAALEHCLALGADRGILLTDRAFAGADTLATARALALVLKREGYDLILCGRHSTDAETGQVGPEVAELLDIPQVTAVAKLSLNGTTLTVERETDSGFETVECSLPALLSATEDLAPEKFPNKADKEKAKAKPIQTVTVSDLSSDLSLFGAAGSPTWVESVQPVEVVREKKILEGDLPTQVQTLAQALLARGLYGKWVGDDDDAKPQTSKKGSGGKAVWVIAETLGSTLRPVTLELLGKATELSTKYGGEVGVLLMGSGVDQHVATLALHGAEVVYLAEHRRLDPYTTDIYTALMTKAIQTHQPGVVLLGSTATGRDVAPRVAARLNLGLTGDCVDLDVNDKGQLLQYKPAFGGNIVAPVLSRTVPEMATVRPGMLKKAKPSPGKQARIEMLWPDDAVTSRVTVISQNNADAGNAAALDSADIAIGIGKGIGGVANFPVIEKLAEVLGGAPLAATRDIVDLGWIPRQHQIGLTGRAISPKLYFAIGIRGAFEHTVGVRRSGTIVAINKNAKALMFQNADFGIVGDYAEVVPLLTAALAEAKAKKA; from the coding sequence ATGAAAACGGTGGTGCTGATTAAACAGGTCCCGGTGGTGTCGGCGATGAAACTCGACCCGGAGACCAAAACCCTCAAACGTGAGGGTGTTCCGTCGGAAGTCAGTTCGTTTGATATACGCGCATTGTTGAAAGCGATCGAATTACGTAACAGTCTCGGTGGTGAAGTCGTTGCTTTGACGATGGGTCCGCCGCAAGCCCAAGCTGCGTTGGAACATTGCTTAGCGCTGGGGGCTGATCGTGGCATCCTGCTGACCGATCGTGCCTTTGCTGGCGCTGATACACTTGCCACTGCTCGGGCATTGGCTCTGGTGTTGAAGCGTGAAGGCTACGATCTCATTCTCTGTGGTCGCCATAGTACAGATGCTGAAACCGGTCAGGTGGGACCGGAAGTCGCGGAACTGCTCGATATTCCCCAAGTCACTGCTGTCGCTAAACTGTCTTTGAATGGTACGACACTGACGGTCGAACGTGAGACTGATAGTGGCTTTGAAACGGTTGAGTGTTCACTTCCCGCCTTGTTATCTGCTACCGAAGACCTTGCACCAGAAAAATTCCCCAATAAAGCTGACAAAGAAAAAGCTAAAGCAAAACCCATCCAGACCGTGACCGTGAGTGATCTTTCGTCAGACCTCTCGCTCTTTGGTGCGGCTGGTTCGCCGACCTGGGTGGAGTCGGTGCAGCCGGTTGAAGTGGTGCGTGAGAAGAAGATTCTTGAAGGCGATCTGCCGACACAAGTGCAGACGCTGGCCCAAGCACTGCTTGCGCGTGGCCTGTATGGCAAATGGGTTGGTGACGATGATGACGCCAAACCCCAAACCTCTAAGAAAGGCAGTGGTGGCAAAGCAGTGTGGGTTATTGCTGAGACGCTCGGCTCAACTTTACGACCGGTGACGCTCGAACTGTTAGGTAAAGCGACTGAACTCTCGACCAAATATGGTGGTGAAGTCGGTGTATTGTTAATGGGTAGTGGCGTCGATCAACATGTCGCGACACTCGCGCTGCATGGCGCTGAGGTTGTCTACTTAGCTGAACATCGTCGCCTCGATCCCTACACGACCGATATTTATACCGCGCTGATGACCAAAGCGATTCAGACGCATCAACCTGGCGTGGTGCTGTTAGGCTCGACTGCCACTGGACGTGATGTCGCGCCACGAGTTGCCGCGCGACTCAATCTCGGACTCACTGGCGATTGCGTTGATCTCGATGTCAACGACAAAGGACAGCTCCTGCAATACAAACCTGCGTTTGGTGGCAATATCGTTGCCCCGGTGCTGTCGCGAACGGTACCTGAAATGGCTACGGTTCGTCCCGGTATGCTGAAAAAAGCCAAGCCTTCTCCAGGGAAACAAGCACGGATTGAAATGCTGTGGCCGGATGACGCTGTCACCAGCCGTGTTACCGTCATCTCGCAAAACAATGCTGACGCTGGCAACGCGGCGGCGCTGGATTCGGCTGATATTGCTATCGGCATAGGCAAGGGCATTGGTGGAGTGGCAAACTTCCCGGTGATCGAGAAACTTGCTGAAGTGCTCGGCGGCGCTCCGTTGGCAGCCACGCGTGACATTGTCGATTTGGGCTGGATACCGCGACAACACCAGATCGGCCTCACCGGTCGGGCGATTTCACCGAAGTTGTATTTCGCTATTGGTATTCGTGGTGCGTTTGAACACACGGTTGGTGTCCGCCGTTCTGGAACGATTGTCGCGATTAACAAGAATGCCAAAGCCTTGATGTTCCAAAATGCTGACTTCGGTATTGTTGGTGATTACGCTGAAGTTGTTCCGTTGTTAACCGCAGCTTTAGCTGAGGCGAAAGCGAAAAAAGCATAA
- a CDS encoding tetratricopeptide repeat protein, whose translation MEQWIYNLQTVWDWLWKWWSSFGAGFRDNYLADLAVVATLAVLGFFWKTIGAFFHRLLSRTLPPSLPTVEPQKVVIEVKPPPVAVDTPPAHVRTPVPVRLPSTAVDFVTRRDKDGRDLLEVLKEELSPQRNQVVTLCGPGGVGKTALAAEAFRLLMPQFPQRVWISADGRPDFSLSTLLDAIATQLGQEDLRRLNEQAKAEEVQRLVATTPTLLALDNFETVSPAEKIRCAEWLMQFAPCPALITSRNPVERARSLSIHAMSPPEAQELLTRLINNAPQPRVFASVDRDQLIRVAEGNPLVLEWIVAQMRRAQTASTVLAELTQGNGEIAQRVFERSFNLPEVGDDGRATVLALSLFVPDASHEALSAVAGFGDDVRRVNDALKPLADLRLIETTEDNQRLLVQGLTRELAKAQLATESHAHDFRQRFAGYFVEYGQTYGQPTPENLDALEIEKDNLLQAQEVAVALQEWEKVTAIADGVMFDGINGLLPLRGYWEEAIRTGIRALDAARQLGDQTAIGRFTYRTAIMHQQRGELTEAQGLYEESLRIAKQLGDQSGIASTLHALGVLEQNQGELAEAKGLYEESLGINKQLGDQGGIAITLHQLGRLAQGQGELAEAKELYEESLRIKKQLGNQSGIASTLHQLGVLAQGQGELAEAKELYGESLRIKKQLGNQSGIASTLHQLGRLAQGQGELTEAQGLYEESLRIKKQLGDQGGIAITLHQLGALEEEAGNKTAAGNLFLQSLEIFEKLKSPNAKIARRSLARVEGEGE comes from the coding sequence ATGGAGCAATGGATCTATAACTTGCAGACGGTCTGGGATTGGTTGTGGAAATGGTGGAGTAGCTTCGGTGCAGGTTTCCGCGATAATTATCTAGCTGATCTTGCTGTTGTTGCTACTCTTGCCGTTCTTGGATTCTTCTGGAAAACGATCGGAGCATTCTTTCATCGTCTTTTGTCACGAACTCTACCTCCTTCACTGCCAACTGTAGAACCTCAGAAAGTTGTCATCGAAGTAAAACCTCCACCAGTTGCTGTTGATACCCCGCCTGCCCATGTTAGAACTCCGGTACCGGTTCGACTTCCCTCAACGGCTGTGGATTTCGTGACACGACGCGACAAAGACGGGCGGGATCTTCTGGAAGTACTAAAAGAAGAGCTATCGCCGCAACGCAATCAGGTTGTGACCTTGTGTGGACCTGGCGGAGTAGGAAAGACTGCTTTGGCGGCTGAGGCGTTTCGACTGCTGATGCCGCAGTTTCCCCAGCGGGTGTGGATCAGTGCTGATGGACGGCCTGACTTTAGCCTGTCAACCTTGTTGGATGCCATTGCCACGCAACTTGGCCAGGAAGACCTGCGCCGACTCAACGAACAAGCGAAAGCTGAGGAGGTGCAGAGGCTGGTCGCGACGACACCGACGTTGCTTGCTCTTGATAATTTCGAGACGGTTTCTCCTGCAGAAAAAATCCGCTGCGCCGAGTGGCTCATGCAATTTGCTCCGTGTCCCGCGTTGATTACCTCGCGCAATCCGGTAGAACGCGCACGGTCGCTGAGTATCCACGCGATGTCACCACCAGAAGCGCAGGAGTTACTGACGCGACTGATTAACAATGCACCTCAGCCACGCGTGTTTGCCAGTGTCGATCGTGATCAGCTTATTCGCGTTGCAGAGGGCAATCCGCTGGTGCTGGAATGGATCGTCGCGCAGATGCGGCGAGCGCAGACTGCAAGCACAGTCCTCGCCGAACTCACGCAAGGCAACGGCGAGATCGCGCAACGGGTGTTCGAGCGTTCGTTCAACTTACCCGAGGTTGGCGACGATGGCCGCGCGACCGTGTTGGCACTGTCACTGTTTGTGCCTGACGCCTCGCATGAGGCTCTGTCTGCGGTTGCCGGTTTCGGCGACGACGTGAGGCGCGTAAACGACGCGCTGAAACCACTGGCTGACTTACGTTTGATCGAAACGACTGAGGATAACCAACGCCTGCTGGTGCAAGGACTCACTCGCGAGCTGGCCAAGGCTCAGCTTGCAACAGAATCTCATGCCCACGATTTTCGTCAACGGTTTGCAGGTTATTTCGTTGAGTACGGGCAAACCTATGGGCAGCCGACGCCGGAAAACCTGGATGCTTTGGAAATAGAGAAGGACAACTTGTTACAGGCTCAGGAAGTCGCAGTGGCGTTGCAAGAGTGGGAAAAAGTGACGGCAATTGCTGATGGAGTGATGTTCGATGGAATAAACGGACTTTTACCCTTGCGTGGTTATTGGGAAGAGGCGATTCGAACTGGCATTCGCGCGCTCGACGCCGCACGGCAATTAGGCGACCAAACTGCTATTGGTCGCTTCACTTACAGGACAGCAATCATGCACCAGCAACGTGGCGAGCTGACGGAAGCGCAGGGGTTGTATGAGGAGAGTCTGCGGATCGCCAAGCAGCTGGGCGACCAGAGTGGGATTGCCAGCACCTTGCATGCGTTAGGGGTACTGGAGCAAAACCAAGGCGAGCTGGCCGAGGCGAAGGGGTTGTATGAGGAGAGTCTGGGGATCAACAAGCAGCTGGGCGACCAGGGTGGGATTGCCATCACCTTGCATCAGTTAGGGAGACTGGCGCAGGGGCAAGGCGAGCTGGCCGAGGCGAAGGAGTTGTATGAGGAGAGTCTGCGAATCAAGAAGCAGTTGGGCAACCAGAGTGGGATTGCCAGCACCTTGCATCAGTTAGGGGTACTGGCGCAGGGGCAAGGCGAGCTGGCCGAGGCGAAGGAGTTGTATGGGGAGAGTCTGCGGATCAAGAAGCAGTTGGGCAACCAGAGTGGGATTGCCAGCACCTTGCATCAGTTAGGGAGACTGGCGCAGGGGCAAGGCGAGCTGACGGAAGCGCAGGGGTTGTATGAGGAGAGTCTGCGGATCAAGAAGCAGCTGGGCGACCAGGGTGGGATTGCCATCACCTTGCATCAGTTAGGGGCGTTGGAAGAAGAAGCAGGAAACAAAACGGCGGCAGGAAACCTCTTTCTCCAGTCGTTAGAAATTTTTGAGAAGTTGAAATCGCCAAATGCAAAAATTGCGCGAAGGTCATTGGCGCGGGTGGAGGGGGAGGGAGAATAG
- a CDS encoding putative toxin-antitoxin system toxin component, PIN family: MSCASIDEGRENGVPSRKERITVVLDTNVIIGYYLSRTSRSVNGQVFRLWRDQRKLQLVVSDDIVAEYLEVLTRLHVGPQRIQRFAERLQRRETVTHVRLGPRFVTSRDPDDNIILATAAVGKAQYLISSDRDLLDLTITQRRQFKFKIVTPQELLTEVNS, translated from the coding sequence ATCTCGTGCGCCAGTATCGACGAGGGAAGAGAGAACGGCGTGCCGTCTCGTAAAGAACGGATCACGGTGGTCTTAGATACCAATGTCATTATTGGTTATTACCTCAGCCGTACATCCAGGTCCGTCAACGGGCAAGTGTTTCGTTTATGGAGAGACCAACGAAAACTGCAACTGGTCGTCAGCGATGATATCGTTGCAGAGTATCTTGAGGTGTTGACCCGGCTGCACGTTGGGCCGCAGCGTATTCAACGTTTCGCTGAGCGCTTGCAACGGCGAGAGACCGTGACCCACGTACGACTCGGCCCTCGCTTTGTGACTAGCCGTGACCCAGATGACAACATCATTTTAGCTACAGCAGCCGTGGGTAAAGCACAATATCTGATTAGTAGTGACCGTGACCTGCTCGATCTTACGATTACCCAACGTCGCCAGTTCAAATTCAAAATTGTTACACCACAGGAGCTGCTGACCGAGGTCAATTCATAA